One window of Sphingobacteriales bacterium genomic DNA carries:
- a CDS encoding FHA domain-containing protein: MWRNSLKSPNIADNLRKHTTTQQLYMEQKIARLLLFKDQQVIRRIAVKTEFKGSITIGRQGFGAVIDLPGSYISRKQAEIILSEDNRLLIRDLGSTGGTFVNGERIDEVILKNGDEIVFSTANDGYKLVIELLTPETGIEPVSATGNITGTTKKPALPKGMTVSGRDTSDIAKLLENKAEITIGRASDADICLPQLTITRKHAVIKKYQNGKITITDLESKNGTFVNGKRITYETDLTPNDDIFIGNYKFRLTKPAEDIRKQNAIVADALTRKVNRGNTVILHDVKFRIPSQEFVAVMGPSGCGKSTLLRALNGDAPATTGKVTIHGLDLYNNYDYLKRMIGYVPQDDIVHHELSVEQSLFYAAKLRLSGDVSAEDIRQKITEVLTNLNINDPEIRNRRVGELSGGQRKRVSIAVELLTDPSILFLDEPTSPLDPETIEDFLLCVKSLTQKGTTVLMVTHKPDDLYYVDKVIFLSKGGYLTYYGSKENYLDYFEAKNVIEVYAKNGTQEQGMIWAGKLRGMYPLSGEVHRPNNDVDKVRDESFFKQLFWLTVRYFNIRTNDRLNTTILLAQALVIAGLVALIFKELELSVLFLMSISAIWFGTNNAAKEIVGELPVYRRERMFNLKIMPYIFSKVFVLSCFSILQVLAFVAIVYVAVGNNALHLNHYWGYVGVMFYLTFSATLLGLLVSALVNNQEKVMTIIPIVLIPQIILSGVITAIPEETPAEVVSYGMLSRWGTESFAYVQDSIRSYMADPQNPSELVYQTVDAVDFLNLPKAYIHEVIGCLPDSLLLPRGLDANLWIITVINLFVFIALFVAMKRKDSV; the protein is encoded by the coding sequence ATGTGGCGAAACTCCTTGAAAAGCCCTAATATTGCAGACAATTTACGGAAACACACCACTACTCAGCAGCTATACATGGAACAAAAAATTGCCCGCCTACTGTTGTTTAAAGACCAACAGGTCATCAGACGTATTGCTGTAAAAACGGAATTTAAAGGCAGCATCACCATTGGAAGACAAGGATTTGGCGCGGTAATAGACCTTCCGGGTTCTTACATTTCCCGAAAACAAGCCGAAATCATACTGTCAGAAGACAACCGGTTGCTCATCAGAGATTTGGGCAGCACCGGAGGAACGTTTGTCAACGGGGAAAGAATTGATGAGGTCATCCTGAAAAATGGGGATGAAATTGTTTTTTCGACTGCCAACGATGGATATAAGTTAGTCATCGAATTGTTAACCCCTGAAACCGGAATCGAACCCGTTTCTGCCACAGGAAATATAACAGGTACAACCAAAAAGCCGGCATTGCCCAAGGGCATGACCGTTAGCGGACGCGATACTTCAGATATTGCCAAACTATTGGAAAACAAAGCCGAAATAACCATTGGTCGTGCCTCCGATGCCGATATTTGCCTGCCTCAGCTCACCATTACCCGCAAACATGCGGTGATAAAGAAATATCAAAACGGAAAAATAACCATTACCGACCTCGAATCGAAAAACGGCACCTTTGTCAACGGCAAACGGATTACCTACGAAACCGACCTTACCCCTAATGACGATATATTTATCGGAAACTATAAGTTCCGACTCACCAAACCTGCCGAAGACATCCGCAAACAAAACGCCATTGTGGCCGATGCCTTAACCCGGAAAGTAAACAGAGGCAACACCGTCATATTGCACGATGTCAAGTTCCGAATTCCTTCACAGGAATTTGTCGCTGTTATGGGTCCTTCCGGATGTGGAAAGTCAACACTGCTCAGAGCTTTGAACGGCGATGCACCGGCCACTACCGGAAAGGTAACCATTCACGGACTCGACCTCTACAACAACTACGACTACCTGAAGCGAATGATTGGCTATGTGCCGCAGGACGACATAGTTCACCATGAACTTAGCGTAGAGCAATCTTTGTTTTATGCTGCCAAACTGCGGCTTTCCGGCGATGTGAGTGCCGAAGATATCCGCCAAAAAATAACAGAGGTTCTGACAAACCTGAACATCAACGACCCGGAAATAAGAAACAGAAGGGTAGGAGAACTATCCGGCGGACAAAGGAAAAGAGTCTCCATTGCAGTTGAACTGCTGACCGATCCGTCAATCTTATTCTTAGACGAACCGACTTCACCCCTCGACCCGGAAACTATTGAGGATTTCTTGTTGTGTGTAAAAAGCCTGACACAGAAAGGCACCACCGTGTTGATGGTAACACACAAACCGGACGATTTGTATTATGTGGACAAGGTGATATTTTTGTCCAAAGGAGGTTACCTGACCTATTATGGTTCAAAAGAAAATTATCTCGATTATTTTGAGGCAAAAAACGTTATTGAGGTGTACGCCAAAAACGGCACACAAGAACAAGGAATGATTTGGGCAGGAAAACTCCGGGGCATGTATCCCTTGTCCGGTGAGGTTCATCGTCCTAATAATGACGTGGATAAAGTCAGGGATGAGTCGTTTTTCAAACAACTGTTCTGGCTAACGGTTCGATATTTTAACATACGGACAAACGACCGGCTCAACACCACCATTTTATTGGCACAAGCCCTGGTGATAGCAGGCTTGGTAGCATTGATTTTTAAGGAACTGGAATTGAGTGTTCTGTTTTTGATGTCTATTTCTGCAATATGGTTTGGCACCAACAATGCCGCAAAAGAAATAGTGGGAGAATTGCCGGTTTACCGGCGCGAGCGCATGTTTAACCTCAAAATAATGCCTTACATCTTCTCAAAAGTATTTGTCTTGAGTTGCTTTTCAATTTTGCAGGTCTTGGCTTTTGTTGCAATTGTGTATGTTGCGGTAGGAAACAATGCCCTGCATTTAAACCATTATTGGGGATATGTCGGCGTGATGTTTTATCTGACTTTTTCGGCAACGCTGTTGGGATTGCTCGTTTCGGCATTGGTCAACAATCAGGAAAAGGTAATGACCATTATCCCTATTGTGTTAATTCCACAAATCATCTTGTCGGGAGTAATTACCGCAATTCCCGAAGAAACTCCGGCAGAAGTCGTCAGTTACGGAATGTTGTCGCGATGGGGCACAGAAAGTTTTGCCTATGTGCAGGACTCAATTCGCAGCTATATGGCCGACCCTCAAAATCCATCGGAGTTAGTTTACCAAACGGTGGATGCGGTAGATTTTTTAAACCTTCCCAAAGCCTATATCCACGAGGTAATCGGTTGTTTGCCCGATTCGCTGTTGCTCCCAAGGGGTTTGGATGCCAATTTGTGGATAATAACCGTCATCAACCTGTTTGTTTTTATTGCCCTGTTTGTTGCGATGAAGCGAAAAGACAGTGTATAA